The Besnoitia besnoiti strain Bb-Ger1 chromosome IV, whole genome shotgun sequence genome contains a region encoding:
- a CDS encoding hypothetical protein (encoded by transcript BESB_055360) codes for MRSRVLGGGAERQQEPEKVSESPEEARTNFFDSLDISCFYAVTSFLFVNELPRCAAVSRRFRQLTESDDCLARNEGLTIDDHLSSMVKDPLESRSALVARALHLQSHSPKLRTLVLSCVGHEPPTPLLEKVIRTNSPHLKSLWVYSGAGGYATVLQGCVSWMHELQDAGLIGVGMDTIFVKNFLRQLLLISRSKLRRLSVGVGDTSVDCLRRALADTGRMQANSESIFASLQDLYINMGEYPRGLLFLANLIEAVKKGFEKCRLHLEGTLVIRSYPAVSLEEELQGAAGTSGGAAQVEDVYNAVLGYNLQNAEEGSTSLCSKIDENVLYYSFSLPRQDAQPGRSEAETNQTCSPEGLVWLSADRLVEFRIELSACETSGATGCSSTGVGGGGLQQRLVSTFCSDQQSILNLYNKTFVNRDSLPVVAVHTHRPLGDLPSHIRQRFTTSARSFASVFDGMILEVPMSLLTEVPQVHEGSERHDGQESQAAVAAAATVLDILGEGNLSKFSGIQLDLSASCFSTKEAGIYPYASSVKSIVEYMGALGMGYGSLWLLVLKCPRNRGIEVDVKKFIEMLINANGEPAAVEWIIQRNASFGEPFFRELADQIQLLDFFLHSCKYKRHEWLSTWWDFIIYTKS; via the coding sequence ATGCGCTCCCGGGTGCTGGGAGGCGGTGCTGAAAGGCAGCAGGAGCCTGAGAAGGTGTCAGAGAGTCCGGAGGAAGCAAGGACGAACTTCTTTGATAGCCTTGATATTTCGTGCTTCTACGCAGTCACATCCTTCTTGTTCGTCAATGAATTGCCCCGGTGTGCGGCGGTATCCCGCCGCTTTCGACAGTTGACGGAGTCTGATGACTGCTTGGCCCGGAACGAAGGGTTAACTATAGACGATCATCTCTCTTCTATGGTTAAGGACCCGCTGGAGTCAAGATCCGCGTTAGTCGCCAGAGCTCTACATCTTCAGTCGCACTCACCAAAATTACGTACTTTGGTACTTTCGTGTGTAGGCCATGAGCCTCCAACTCCGCTTCTCGAGAAAGTTATACGGACGAACTCGCCTCACCTAAAGTCTCTGTGGGTGTACTCTGGCGCTGGCGGCTACGCTACGGTCCTTCAAGGATGCGTCAGTTGGATGCACGAACTGCAGGACGCAGGTCTGATTGGTGTGGGGATGGACACTATCTTCGTCAAAAATTTTCTGCGCCAGCTGCTTTTGATTTCAAGGTCAAAGCTTCGTCGTCTCAGCGTAGGCGTGGGAGACACTTCCGTGGATTGCCTTCGGCGGGCCCTGGCTGATACTGGCAGGATGCAGGCGAATTCCGAGAGTATCTTTGCTTCCCTTCAGGACCTTTACATCAACATGGGAGAGTACCCTCGCGGCCTGCTGTTCCTCGCAAACCTTATTGAAGCGGTCAAAAAGGGATTTGAGAAGTGCAGGTTGCATCTCGAGGGGACCCTTGTTATTCGGAGCTATCCAGCAGTTTCGTTGGAGGAAGAGTTACAGGGAGCAGCAGGCACCTCTGGAGGGGCCGCTCAAGTGGAGGACGTGTACAACGCCGTTTTGGGGTATAACTTACagaacgcagaggaaggTAGCACGAGCCTGTGCTCGAAGATCGATGAGAATGTGCTCTATTATAGTTTTTCTCTCCCACGCCAGGATGCGCAGCCCGGGAGAAGTGAAGCGGAGACGAATCAAACATGCTCTCCAGAGGGGCTCGTGTGGCTGTCCGCCGATCGTTTGGTCGAATTTCGGATCgagctctctgcgtgcgAAACATCCGGAGCAACCGGCTGTTCGAGTACCGGGGTGGGGGGTGGAGGCCTTCAGCAGCGCCTTGTCTCAACATTCTGTTCGGATCAACAGTCCATCCTGAACCTTTACAACAAAACGTTTGTGAATCGAGATTCTCTGCCGGTCGTTGCGGTTCACACTCATCGGCCTCTAGGTGATTTGCCCAGTCATATCCGCCAAAGATTCACTACATCAGCTCGTTCGTTCGCGTCAGTTTTCGACGGCATGATCCTCGAGGTACCCATGAGTTTACTGACAGAGGTACCTCAAGTGCATGAGGGTTCAGAGAGGCATGATGGGCAAGAGAGTCAAGCCGCagtcgcagcagccgcaacGGTGTTAGATATTCTAGGAGAAGGGAATCTTTCGAAGTTCTCTGGTATTCAGCTTGACTTGTCCGCTTCATGCTTTTCAACAAAAGAGGCGGGTATATACCCGTACGCTAGCTCCGTAAAGAGTATTGTGGAGTACATGGGGGCCCTTGGCATGGGATACGGGTCGTTGTGGCTCCTCGTTCTGAAATGCCCAAGGAATAGAGGAATTGAAGTGGATGTGAAGAAATTCATTGAAATGCTTATAAATGCCAACGGCGAACCAGCCGCTGTGGAATGGATTATACAGAGAAATGCCAGTTTTGGGGAGCCTTTTTTCCGTGAACTAGCTGACCAAATTCAGCTGCTCGATTTCTTTTTACACTCCTGCAAGTATAAACGTCATGAATGGCTATCGACCTGGTGGGACTTTATCATTTACACAAAGTCGTGA
- a CDS encoding hypothetical protein (encoded by transcript BESB_055370), which translates to MEATTELQGAAPRRSAPRKAADSSASPQKEVEASASPASPTPASRRSADAPASGAGDAERPTSPGASRQQKGGASPCRGAECAAAQTAADTPDLCADEAGSRKRRSSAGDAASEKKMKSAVADGAGAREDAQRDTAEEASQADEEGSSSTAEGSLQPGTMAAHIPRVRGKQAWKAKGSVRSFGRFCKEAANRAKGTWETQKRARDEERAMRQAEREMREQRAAVLRRRREKTEEKRRRKEENEMKSTQVQVIKNTTKLRKWGKKARRDLVKMSPEMIQKLYNVRF; encoded by the coding sequence ATGGAGGCGACGACTGAATTGCAGGGAGCCGCCCCGAGGCGCTCTGCTCcgcggaaggccgcagactcgtccgcgtctcctcaAAAGGAAGtcgaggcctccgcgagtCCCGCCTCGCCTACCCCAGCGTCTCGgcgaagcgcagacgcgccggctTCGGGTGCAGGCGATGCAGAGCGGCCAACGTCGCCTGGGGCCTCGCGGCAGCAAAAGGGCGGGGCGTCCCCGTGTCGAGGCGCGgagtgcgccgccgcgcagacggcggcagacACCCCCGATCTCTGCGCGGACGAAGCAGGCTCGCGGAAAAGGCGCTCTTCTGCCGGCGATGCTgccagcgagaagaaaatgAAGTCCGCAGTCGCGGATGGCGCCGGTGCCCGTGAGGACGCTCAAAGAGAcactgcggaggaggcgtcgcaagccgacgaagaaggctcCTCCTCCACTGCAGAAGGCAGTCTCCAGCCGGGCACCATGGCGGCCCACATCCCGCGCGTGCGAGGAAAGCAGGCGTGGAAGGCGAAGGGGTCCGTGCGCAGCTTCGGGCGTTTCTGCAAGGAGGCCGCCAACCGGGCGAAGGGCACAtgggagacgcagaagagagcgcgagacgaggagcGCGCGATGCGGCAAGCCGAGCGAGAGATGCGGGAGCAGAGAGCTGctgtgctgcggcgccgcagagagaagactgaagagaagaggcgacggaaagaagagaatgAAATGAAGAGCACGCAAGTGCAAGTCATCAAGAACACCACGAAACTGCGCAAGTGGGgcaagaaggcgcgcagagacctAGTCAAAATGAGCCCTGAAATGATTCAAAAGCTTTATAACGTCCGCTTCTAA
- a CDS encoding hypothetical protein (encoded by transcript BESB_055380): MSVPQCLIRLPRARPPPRQLCLARRSEQRGCRRSMPPRIVSARSEADVSSTTEGRRKLHCRCLQYKDTEGRRRDGGISAAKPGSCHAAGFCRARPFEPRAVRLQATTEHRGDAIPHAPCSERFLFLSSVSLPSPPLSTGKVTALFCHASLLRSSALPCFPSPCLPSSDASLVHSRAFSVTSRIHYLNSRTRFQPVLHCSDLAPSFLLLPLSSPRPVLAYHHRFRTRNKKRGSKFHPHPLPLPPPPLSPPRADAAHMYVGSPLSASALATAAGQQPLPSPLLRHLQALYPVFCGADCDPAYGLGASGEAWGLALLPPPSLVEPRHLEGLARRALHAHAERRGSDGDAAEARSDDIFWNELAERVEKVRDLLPIESLVRLLTILTLRGASASVWPVQQIFQAVEPHAETSLKERDKESREKSRVGLTLSHEVLPCVRRLPPRLLLSCTREFLEDLKKLSPPATAALAATFAWSNCASSALLFGLMERWGWDLSAERAGNGTESREGAKGAEAAQQDGETAWTDGGEEEGGEPKPKAEGEEATAARKQCHMGEFTPADFALFVSSLGHLRSQQAAAHAKHRRQARHLTEISGKQIMAAYRERRRRGPADQAREAEDAGAGFHFEPLFFDACCRYMAARADAFSLFSFASASRTLAEGLPTPELVRVSRTSIGLLQDSVDAGGAEGLALQRHARARASLSSATGSAAQVLPPSRLSVEMLANAIGRFVESWDKGEKKSYDSLASRAADLLLASRLLLSAAQCELYVQSHDALGRVERREASDARQGSRSQTEDAGPHGGDRSLPDCRQTWAAKALLEHITHELEQLNQELAALPRLNAGLRGGEMGVQKDSATREDSTEMLSATATAWRGFVAISPEHVYVRNALFAAAGESAAALLKLSRARSLSQASAAGEGRADATPVLRGNTIEGLQLDTLGELKPAAENLVRAVSLVLREREATGVPTEHLAGLTELLALAGDDKKGTHASAKKPRWQLVGFGDKGEKAQQANFALALQALSTEIVRRYAALSVEQKRRIKFATQRIGWKDPYLDHCLRNFTSAVAREGHEKPASTA; the protein is encoded by the exons ATGTCTGTTCCGCAGTGCCTTAttcgtctgccgcgggcgcggcccccgccgcggcaacTCTGCCTAGCCCGTCGCAGCGAGCAAAGAGGATGCCGCCGCTCTATGCCCCCTCGCATCGTTTCAGCCAGATCTGAAGCGGATGTTTCCTCCACGACAGAGGGCAGGAGGAAGTTACATTGCAGGTGTCTCCAGTACAAAGACACCgaagggagaaggagagatGGGGGAATAAGTGCCGCGAAGCCTGGAAGCTGCCATGCAGCTGGATTCTGCCGGGCCCGCCCATTCGAACCGAGGGCAGTGCGGCTTCAAGCGACCACTGAgcacagaggagacgcgatTCCGCATGCTCCCTGCAGTGAAAGATTTTTGTTTCTTTCATCTgtttcgctgccttctccaCCTCTGTCGACGGGGAAGGTTACTGCGTTGTTTTGTCACGCTTCGCTCCTGAGGTCTTCCGCACTCCCCTGCTTCCCCTCTCCTTGCTTGCCTTCGTCAGATGCTTCTCTCGTGCATTCTCGTGCCTTTTCGGTCACGTCTCGTATTCACTACTTGAACAGTCGAACGCGTTTCCAGCCGGTCCTCCACTGTTCAGATCTGGCGCCCTCCTtcctgcttcttccgctgtcgtcgccgcgccccgtCCTCGCCTACCACCATCGCTTCCGCACTCGCAACAAGAAGCGAGGCAGCAAATTCCACCCTCatcccctccccctcccgcccccgccgctgtcgccgcctcgcgcggacgcggcgcacATGTACGTCggctctccgctctccgcgtctgcgctcgccacggcggctggtcagcagccgctgccttcgccccTTCTTCGCCATCTGCAGGCGCTTTACCCAGTGTTTTGCGGTGCGGACTGCGACCCTGCCTATGGGCTGGGCGCCTCCGGAGAGGCGTGGGGACTTGcccttctgccgccgcccagccTCGTGGAGCCGCGCCACCTGGAGGGCCTggctcggcgcgcgctgcatgcgcacgcagagaggcgcgggagcgacggagacgctgcagaggctaGGAGCGACGACATCTTCTGGAACGAGCTTGCGGAGCGCGTGGAGAAGGTGCGCGACCTCCTCCCGATAGAGTCGCTTGTGCGGCTGTTGACGATTCTGACGCTGCGCggggcctccgcgtccgtgTGGCCTGTGCAGCAGATCTTTCAAGCGGTggagccgcatgcagagacttCCCTCAAAGAACGCGACAAAGAATCTCGCGAAAAGAGCCGTGTGGGCCTGACGCTGTCCCACGAAGTTCTGCcctgcgtgcggcgccttccgccgcggctcctcctGTCCTGCACCCGCGAGTTCCTCGAAGACTTGAAGAAGCTGTCACCGCCAGCGactgccgcgctcgctgcgacgTTCGCGTGGAGCAActgcgcgagctccgcaCTGCTCTTTGGGCTGATGGAGCGCTGGGGCTGGGATCTCTCTGCCGAGAGAGCGGGAAACGGgacagagagccgcgagggcgcgaagggcgcagaggccgcgcagcaggacggagagacagcgtggaccgacggcggagaggaggagggtgGCGAGCCGAAGCCCAAGGCAGAGGGGGAAgaggcgactgcggcgcggaaACAGTGCCACATGGGCGAGTTCACGCCGGCGGACTTTGCTCtgtttgtctcttctctgggTCATCTCAGGTcccagcaggcggcggctcaCGCCAAACACAGACGCCAGGCGCGGCACTTGACCGAGATTTCGGGCAAACAAATCATGGCCGCCTAtcgggagcggcggcggcgcggaccgGCAGACCAGgctcgcgaggcggaggacgcgggggCGGGGTTCCACTTTGAACCGCTCTTCTTTGATGCCTGCTGTCGATACatggctgcgcgcgcagacgccttctcgctcttctccttcgcgtcaGCCTCTCGAACGCTTGCAGAAGGCTTGCCTACGCCGGAGCTTGTGAGGGTGTCACGCACGAGCATAGGGCTCCTGCAGGACAGCGTAGATGCGGGTGGCGCGGAAGGCCTcgccctgcagagacacgcgcgcgccagagcGTCCCTCTCTTCGGCGACGGGCTCTGCAGCCCAAGTCCTGCCGCCGAGTCGGCTCTCCGTGGAAATGCTGGCGAATGCCATCGGCAGGTTCGTCGAGTCCTGGGATaaaggcgaaaaaaagagCTACGACAGCCTGGCGAGCCGAGCGGCCGATCTCCTGCTCGCATCTCGACTTCTGCTTTCGGCAGCGCAGTGCGAGCTGTACGTGCAGTCGCACGACGCGCTGGGGCGAGTCGAACGAAGGGAGGCCAGCGACGCCAGACAGGGCTCGCGCAGCCAAACGGAGGACGCAGGGCCCCACGGCGGTGACCGCTCTCTGCCGGATTGTCGACAGACCTGGGCTGCCAAGGCACTTTTGGAGCATATCACTCACGAGCTCGAACAGCTGAACCAggagctggcggcgctgccccgGCTCAACGCGGGTctgagaggaggcgagatgGGCGTGCAGAAAGACTCCGCTACCCGAGAAGACTCCACTGAAATGCTCTCGGCCACCGCGACGGCATGGCGAGGATTCGTGGCAATCAGTCCGGAGCACGTGTATGTGCGGAACGCGCTGTTCGCGGCTGCTGGTGAGagcgctgcagctctgctCAAGCTCTCTCGAGCCCGA TCTCTGTCACAGGCTTCAGCAGCGGGAGAGGGGCGTGCTGACGCGACACCTGTCCTGCGCGGGAACACCATTGAGGGCTTGCAGCTGGATACTCTCGGCGAG CTCAAACCCGCGGCTGAGAACCTCGTGCGGGCTGTCTCTCTggtgctgcgcgagcgcgaagcgacggGCGTCCCAACTGAGCACCTCGCTGGCCTGACCGAGTtgctggcgctcgccggcgatGAC AAAAAAGGCACGCACGCGTCCGCGAAGAAGCCCCGCTGGCAGCTCGTCGGGTTCGGCGACAAgggggagaaggcgcagcaggcgaactTTGCACTCGCGCTGCAA gcgctgagcACCGAAATCGTGAGGCGCTACGCCGCTCTAAGTGTCGAGCAGAAGCGCCGAATCAAGTTCGCTACGCAGCGGATTGGTTGGAAG GACCCGTACCTGGACCACTGCTTGAGAAATTTCACATCCGCCGTGGCACGCGAAGGCCACGAGAAACCCGCCAGCACAGCCTGA